TGTGATTTGAACTGTGTTGTTTGTTGACAGGAGATGCTCCTTTCCAGTGCCAGATGTGTCCTGCTAAATTTAAAATCAACTCAGACTTGAAGAGGCACATGCGTGTGCATTCTGGTGAGAAACCTTATAAATGTGAGTTCTGTGAGGTCCGGTGTGCCATGAAAGGAAACTTGAAATCACACATTCGTATCAAGCACAGCATGGAAAATACTCTCAAGTGTCCAGAGTGTGAATTTCAGTGTGGAAACAAAACAAGCCTTCGGCACCACATAAGAACTCATCAGCCCGAACAACCAGTGAAGTGCTCAGAGTGCAACTACTCTTGCTCCAACAAGGCAGCTCTGAAGGTACACGAGCGAATTCATTGCAAAGATCGTCCTTTCAAATGTGAATTCTGCAGCTTTGATACCAAGCAGCGGAGCAACCTCACAACTCATGTGAGGAAAGCTCATGGTGACAAAGTCAAGACCAAGAAGCTAACagtggagaagaaggaaggagataGGCCAAAGCAAGGTGGCTCCAGGCAAGTTGCCAAATTGGATGCCAAGAAAGCATTTAAGTGTGACCTGTGTGATGCTTCCTTTGTCCGAGAAGATTCTCTTAGGAGTCATAAGAAGCAGCACAGTATGTATAATGGATCTAAAAATAACGAACTGGCTGTTCTACAGCTCCAGATGGATCCCAGTCGGCAGACCAGTGCCCCAATTACTGTCAGTCACCTCCAGGTCCCACTTCAGGCTGCTCAGGTTTCTCCATACAATGAGGGAAGGGTCAAGATCATTGTGGGTCACCAGGTTCCTCAGACTAACAGTATCGTTCAGGCTGCATCCGTGAATGTCATGCCTCCTACATTAGTTAGCCAGAATCAGGAAGACCTCTCGGCCAACAGCCGCTTGCAGCTTCTGGGCCAAGTCAGTTTGTTGGCACCACCTCCGCCTCCCATATCTCAAAGCGAAGCAGGGCCTGTGGCACAACCAGCAGTTCTTCTCACAACCCATGACCAAAGCGATGGAAGTGCTTTACATCAAACTCTCATTCCTGCTGCTCCTGTTGGCAGTCATGAGGCTTCAGCAAACCAAGCTTTCATCACCAGCTCTGGAATCAGCTGCTCTGACTTAGAAGGCCTTAATGCTTTGATACAAGAAGGAGCAACAGAAGTGACTGTGGTTAGTGATGGAGGTCAGAGCATAACAGTGTCCACTTCAGCTCCCCCTCCTCCTATCTTTTCTTCATCCTCTCACACAGAAGCCCCGAAGCAGACCTATTCTATCATTCAAAGCGGAGCCCATACAGCTTTGCTATGTCCAGCAGACTCCATACCAGATTAGTTGCAAAGTACTATTACTAAACAAATTTCAGTCTCAGAGGCAGTGCTGAATTCAGCAGAAATGCATAGGACATAAGTAAATGAGGATTTGTCCTACAAAGCCAAATACCTTCCACTTACACATTTTACTTGTCTGTACATGGAAACATAACATCTTGTATGTGAAAAAGGCTGTGTATATTTATGTGCCTCTATTGAAATTGGAGGCTGTGTTCTTTGTAAAATCTGAGCATCGAAGCAACTGTTGACGATTTCACCAAGCAGTAAGCTTCCCAGAATATGATCCTTGTATTGTGCTGGCTAAAATAAGAAAGCCTCACCTTACGATGAATTACCTTCACAGCAGACTCGTTCtttcatgcacacacaaaaaggtAATAGTCCAAGCCATTCCGAAGTATATTTTTAAGTGAAGTCTGTTTCAGTTACATGCTATGTATTCATTAACTGCACCTGGCTGATTGTTGATCTGTAAGAAATGTCTACTACTGGGTCTAATGCAGCCCTAGTAAAGTTTAAGGGGGCTATTCCTTAGTATCTGTAGAAGTTGCTAGCACCTGGCACTTAATCTGGAAATGCTTATGCAGAAGACCAGGTGATCTTTCTTAGAGGACAAAAGAATTTTGTCTGTCCATCAGTAATAACTAACTTTGTTAGCAAGAACACTATTGCAAATTATATATACAGCACAGTGATCTCTGTCAGAGGCACCTgtgttttaaagaacaaaacaactgcaaatatattttttacaaacactacttaaattttgtttttattttgatgctGCCTGTTTGTAGTTGCACGGTTGGTAAAAGTGTATTAcgttttgtctctgtttttttcaagtgaaaggggaaaaaggaaaagatagaattcattccatttaaaataaaaaagtagattCTAATCCAAGGTCTGAAACTCTAGCATAAATTCAGTTTGGATCACAATGAGGTAGTAACTTACCATTATGTGATGCATGTTTCTATAACACATGAATTCTaggctgtattttgaaatatgcaATATTATAGTCCTATCTGGTGAGCATTCTTGTAGTAGCTGCAAATAATATCTTCACTACCAAACTATCTAGTTAAagaacagactcaacttggggaaaatagACAGCTGTGTAGGTGTCTGGATCTGCAAAAATCAGAGATCATTTCACAGCCAGACAGCATCCCAAGGACAATTGTTAACATACATGAAGACTGAAAAGAGACTGTTATCAAAATTAGCTCTGAGATTCCCTCTTGGGGAATCAAAGTCAAGTTAAATTTCACAGTATTTGCTAGTGGGAGACATTGAATGGTTGCTTTATGTGCTAGAAACATGCTTGGAAAACTTATAAAGATTATATAATTAGGGCCACTTTCTGAATAGGCCTCATGTTTGACATTTTTAGCTTGTACAGCCTTTATTTTGTGCATGTGGGGGTgcttcctgctccttccctctgTGTGGTACATAGTCTACATACAGTGTAAGGCTTCCTGCTTTACAATGACGAGTAAGAAAATGCAGTCATAACTCACAAGTACAGTCATACAGGCTGTTCTTGAAAATgtgactttggggttttttttaaataagggttGTTTAAACTTGACTGCTTCAGTATTGCCATCTTCATTATTTATGGGAAATAGTATTTTTGAAGATCCATATCTCTTATGCCTTCCTAATCCTTGATTCTAAATTAAcgttcttttaaaacaaaaaaacccttccaaatAATGTTGGTTTTAAAATCTGGGTTTTGATTTGAACTGTCTGACGGTGTGCCTGACATTTGTGGATGTCAGAAAAGAGCACACTCCAGTTAGAGGGAGAAACTTCATAAATGCTTCATtaaaaaggcattattaaagacTTGTTTCCTAGCCCCATGCCATATTGAAATATGAAGCAAAAGTTCTAAGTTCACAGACAGTTGTGTTTCAGGGTTTATTATTCGCTATGCTTGTTCTCCAACTTTTCTGGTGATACAGGTTTGTCACCTGTTAATTATCTCTTCCCTGCAGATAGGTGATTTAAGGAGCTGACAAGACCCAGTTCCAAGTCACCGAGCACacctatttttatataaattagaAGTAGGCGGGAGATTTTTACTACATTAGATCCCTGCAGAACATTCATTGAGAACAATAAATTGAAAGCCTAGATACTTTGAATTTTAATGCTGGTGTTGCTGTTTTGTGGCTCTCCAGTCACGTTTCATTGTTGTGCCTATAGCACAGACCTGATCATTACATTTCAACTGTGTTGATATTACTTGTAAAGCACTTGGAAGATAAAAGACATCACAGGTAAGTGCTTGATGTTATTATATGTGGTCCCTGATACCCGGGTTTTAAATGATCACTGGAGCAGCATAGATCAAACACTTTGTTATCTTTGAATTAAAATGCATGGCATAGTAGCAATTCTTCACTATTAACCCATCTCCAAATGTATGTGTACGTACGTGCATGATCTATACCATCAGGCCGTGTACAGTGTTTCTGTGCACTGGGCCAATAGTTATTGTAAACACTAGTGAAAGATTGGGCGCTTTCAGTCCCATAAcagtaaatacacatttttcacCCAGCTTACAGGGGTTCTAGACTATGTGCAGCACTGGTGTCGCAGGGGAGGAGATGCTTCCCCAGGAGTGCGAGTgcctggcagggctgagctgcacGGGCTGTGACCGTGTGCTGAcaggcagctgagctgcaggagagCAAGCTTGGGGAAAGTTCAGTGCAGTTGAAGTTCAAGTCTATTTGACCTGGAGAGGCAGCCGGGGCTCCTTCAGGTCATCTCAGTGGTCCAGTTTACAGCACTGCTCCACAGTTAACACTAGCATAGCAAAGTAGATGGTAAACTACAACCAAGATCAAACCAGAGATAGGTCGGGCAGGAGATTTCTTCCAACTCCTTTTTTTGCCAAATTGTAATGCTGAGCAATGCAAATGGTGATAGCAAATTATACTCTCAGCTTTCAAAACCTGTGCTAGGTCTTTGAATAGGATTAACCAGTCCATTGGTGACCTAGGTTTTAATACCAGTTACTGTATATTTTCCCTTTACTGTAAGACAAAAGAATCTAAATTGATCTGCCCTCACATACTTGGTTTTGTCACTGGTAAGTCTGCCTCTGTATCTGCTTGCTCACAGGCCATGTTCCCAATATTTCCTG
This region of Harpia harpyja isolate bHarHar1 chromosome 1, bHarHar1 primary haplotype, whole genome shotgun sequence genomic DNA includes:
- the ZFP64 gene encoding zinc finger protein 64, with protein sequence MNPGGGGGGGGGGAAAPAFPGPVQFPGGTTVLVELTPDIHICGICKQQFNNLDAFVGHKQSGCQLTSATAGATSTVQFVSEETVPSTQAQTTTRTIASETQTITVSAPEFVFEHGYQTYLPSESSEPPTAAIVSTPPKARSRKSTSSLTQKKLNCCYPGCQFKTSYGMKDMERHLRTHTGDKPHKCEVCNKCFSRKDKLKMHMRSHTGVKPYKCKHCDYAAADSSSLNKHQRIHSNERPFKCQICPYASRNSSQLTVHLRSHTGDAPFQCQMCPAKFKINSDLKRHMRVHSGEKPYKCEFCEVRCAMKGNLKSHIRIKHSMENTLKCPECEFQCGNKTSLRHHIRTHQPEQPVKCSECNYSCSNKAALKVHERIHCKDRPFKCEFCSFDTKQRSNLTTHVRKAHGDKVKTKKLTVEKKEGDRPKQGGSRQVAKLDAKKAFKCDLCDASFVREDSLRSHKKQHSMYNGSKNNELAVLQLQMDPSRQTSAPITVSHLQVPLQAAQVSPYNEGRVKIIVGHQVPQTNSIVQAASVNVMPPTLVSQNQEDLSANSRLQLLGQVSLLAPPPPPISQSEAGPVAQPAVLLTTHDQSDGSALHQTLIPAAPVGSHEASANQAFITSSGISCSDLEGLNALIQEGATEVTVVSDGGQSITVSTSAPPPPIFSSSSHTEAPKQTYSIIQSGAHTALLCPADSIPD